In the genome of Puntigrus tetrazona isolate hp1 chromosome 8, ASM1883169v1, whole genome shotgun sequence, the window CCAGAAGATTGAGATCCTCATTGAGCTCCGAGGTAAAGCGTCCTCTTGAATgttctttcatttcagttttccCCTTGTGGAATGATCATTAATGGATGCGTGTCTGCTTGTATTATCAGATAAAGTGAGGTCATTCCGTTCTGCTCTCCAAGAGGAGGAACAAGCCAGCAAGCAGATTAACCCCAAGCGGCCCCGTGCGCTGTAGCCTGGAACACGCTCACGGAGAAACGACAAACACAAGAGTCCTGTAGGCTTCTTGATAGTATTCAGAAGTATTCTGAAGAAACCTTTCCAACTTTCACATGTGAAACAAAGCGTTAGGTAATTCTCTTACAAATCAGCAGAGGATAAAATAAGGGGATTTTTCTGATCATTAAAGCCCTTGAATGATTCTGAGGAAAGCTTtagaaaatttttttattagtatggattttatttatttacttttttcattgtAGGTTAAGGGTACAGACTTGTATCAGTTGATACTCACATGTTCTACCCTTTGGGGTTTGTTTTTACATTCGTTTTTTTAGTTGTACCACTGAAATCCTTCCTTCGAAGTTGTTCTAAATTGTACGCATGAACACTCTGCAACAGTTTATCACTCCGTTCCTCGCATGACTGACTTGGTTCATCTGCACTTTAAATAACCTTGTTTTTTGGGGGTCCGTTTACCGTACTTGGCACGGTGTATGTTTCTGTTGATTGGCTGTTATAGCATTTTACTCTGTTTCACTTGGCCGTTTCTTGAAGGCTTAATAGATGAAGTTAAAGAAGTTCTCAAAGAAGCATAAAATGCACTGGGAGAAAATCTTGAGGTTATGTAAATGAATGTGAGAATTGTCAGCAACTAGTTTTGTTGGTTTATCAATGACCGCTTTCACTTTTCCACATAAAATTCTCTTTGCCGTCTCTCTCATCTGTAAAATTCTTTCGTGCCATATCATGTTTCCTTGTGGAAAGGAATTTAACAGTCCACAAacttagtgttttgtttttaaaacttccCAGCATTCTCACAtctcatattaatatttgtacaaTGTTATAACTTTCAGCAAGATTCTCATGACAAATAGGGAGTACCACTTATCTGCTGCTGAGGTTTTCAGTGTTGGCACCTCTTCAATTCAGTGGTTGCTAAATAAAGAATGGTTCAacaaaattctgacttttatcCTGTTTCTtgacttaattattttttattcctgttttaAGATCGTGATTTCTTATGTTTGTAAATATAGAGGAGAGTTTTATATAAAGATTGAGTTGACTTTTTCCAGAAGTACAgtatttagaattaaaatataaaatgtttaataagtaATCTTGACTCTTTCAACAGTTAACTTTTTTTGCACgcactaaaatgattaaaactaaaaatgaaatacaaaccattgtatttagatataaaaaataccataataaaATGAGTCGATGCAGTTTCAAAGTTATAGCTTTAGGAGGCGCTGTTTACTCACGATTCGGTCCCTTTAAGAGAAGATAAAACAAATTGgataaaaaatgacagtgatataaaaacatcaGGCCCAAACGAAACTAGACGTACTGTCACATTTTACTACTAgtaataaattagtttaaatcTATAGATTTTCACACAATTCTGGAATTCATGACAAACCATCTTTTACTTTGTATGGTAGTACTAATGCACCGCCGTATTTAAATAATCAGATTATgattaatgtatataaaaaatatatatatatatatatatatatatatatatatatatatatatatatatatatatatatatatatatatatataagaaaaaatatatatcttggttttattttgaaatgcgcACTTCCGGAAGGCGGTGTCGTTGCGTTGTTGAAGCGCCTTTCACGCCTCCGCATCTCATCCACGCCGTTTATCCCGCCGTCGGTTAATCATTTTTCACCTAAGCGTCTTCTCCGTGGCCGCGAACGTTCCTTCGTCCcagcatttcttttaatttacttaTAATTCGTTAAAGAATTCAACTTTTGGCGTCTCAAGGGCATCTCCAGTGTAATGCTGCTGGGAGAAAACACATCTTCACCACGTAAACAAAGGTACTGTTGATCACAACCCAGCTCCGCTAATCACGCTGCTTCTAAAACGTGTTTGACATATTTAAAATCGTGTATCACATGTACCATCTTGTCTGACACGTTTGACAGATCGCCATCAAGCTGACGACGTCACTCCACGGATTGTTATCAAGCTGACGTCATCCTACAGATTTGAATGGGCTGTTATAAAAACCATAAATACAGTTAACTTGTGAGTACGTCTTAAAACATACGGCGGATCAGTGGTTTAATTATACCCCAGTGCATCATACTCTTTATCTTTCTGTCCTGTGACTGCCCTCTTATTGTGTCAGGTGTATTTTTGGGCGTTGGGTTGACAAAGGTACTGTTGAGCACAACCTAATTGTATCAATCACACCTTCTCTGGAACgtgttgtaaaaataaatagatctCATTTATATTTCGTTAGATGGGACCCCGGCCACAAAACCACccatttgtttgaaaatgagGTTCATACATCTTCTGAAAGccgaataaataagctttacgTGTTTTATTCGGGATGGAACAATTTGAAAACTATGGACTCTAAgggtaaaaaatattaagaaaatcacctttaaagatgTCAAAATGaggttcttagcaatgcatgttattaatcatatatatatatatatatatatatatatatatatataaacacactgtatgcacacacattatgtaaatgcaagtttttattttggatgtaatcatttaacagcatatattaatattctaatatatcaattgcattttgttttgtcctGTTTGATCTTTAAAATTTGTCCTTAAGCGATATATTTAACTTGTCGATTGTTCTAGACTGTAGTGTAGAAATCATTTACTAAATATCAGTTAACTATTGCACCGTCTCACAaaatttttagttaattatgcATTCCAGTTTTTCAGTGGCGTTCCAGACTTCTTCGTtttgttcagaaataattaACGCGTGCCTCTGTATTTGCTCCCATAGATCTAATCCCATAATCTCATTGTGGATTCAACCCTCGCCGCACCCGCGCAGAGAAGCATGACCTCTCACAAGAGACCTGTCCGGGCTCGGCCCGATTCCGACAACAATTCCTCCGTTAGCCGTGACCCGAGCGCACCAGGTGTGGAAGAGGGCCCCGGTCTCCTGGCCAAGCTGATGGAGCTTCCTGTGGCCCGTCTGTCCCGGCAGCAGCTCAAAAGACTGGAGGAGCATCAGTACAGCAGTGCGGGACGGTCCCTCCTGGAGCCCTTCATGCAGGGATTCTGGTGCTGGCTGGTGAGCAAAGTGCCTCTCTGGATGGCGCCGAACCTCATCACCATAGTGGGACTCGCTACTAATATTATCAGTACTCTGATACTGGTGTACTACTGCCCTACTGCCACCGAACAGGTATTGTGGACCTCCACTGCTTCCGTAGATTCCATTACTGATTAATCAGATCAGCTAGAAATCCTAAATCATGTGTATTGAGTGGCATAGTGCAGATGCAACATAATGCACAATGTGAGAAAAATGTTTAGCagctatttaattattattcatcagTGTAGCAGTCACAGTGGGTAGTTACTTTAGGTCATTTTTGCCGATTTATTATAGTAatgtaattatgattatttagaATTAAACGATGATTGCAGCAGTCATTATcgagatttaatttttttatttttttattttattgatcgGACATTTAGTAGCTTTTGCAGTGACCACTTTTAggacgttttttttgttgttgttgttgctttaaaTATCAGTTCagtcaatttatttaatttatttatgaatatttaacagCTGTCGCAGCGGTCACCATTGGGAGATTTCGtggttgattttaatattagttaatgttaatagTAGGTCATCAGCGGTCatgatcattgttttttttgttagtgttAATATCACTTTGGTCCACTTTTAAGTTTATGATAGCTGTTACAAAATcgtgatgtttttgttgttgttaaataaGAAGAATTAATCCGATTTAAGatcaattatgttttttttaatagctattGCAGTGTTCAAGATTATAACATAtgaacatttttcacatttttatttgattatcaATATTTAACATCTGTCACAACAGTCACCGTTTTTGTCGATTTATGTATCAGGTTTAGATTTAGTTCACTTTTATTAGTGACCATTAGGGTCTTTTTGTCAActttaatattagttttattcaaCCTGTGCCGTAGGACTTTTTGCTGATTTTAATATCAGTCTAAGTGTggctataaatatttagttgcaTTTGAAGTAAATTCTTGGCTGTGCTTCGTACCCTGTCTTGTATATAGACTATGAAGGCCATAATTTAGTATATTCTGAGCTCTCCAGAGGAGATAATTGCTGTGGTCTGTTTAAACAGTGCAAAAAGACACTGTGTATCGTCAGGCACAGCTTGTTCTGTCAGATTTAACAGCCTGTGTTTATCAACTATAACAGTCTTATGATTCCTGCTGTTATGGAAAGCATCTACGTTGCTCATGTCTGCAGTACGACagcctatctctctctctccatacCTTTTGTATTCGCAATTAGCTTTATGGAGATAAAAgaacacatttatattcagCTTTGTGGCGGCAAGTGTGAAGCTGCATGTTAGTCAGTGGTTCAGAGAAAAGCTTCAGTGTGGACAGAAATTTAAGccagttttatagtttttttttttttttaggcaccAACGTGGGCATACTTAGCCTGTGCTTTGGGTCTGTTCATCTATCAATCGTTGGATGCCATTGATGGAAAGCAGGCACGACGGACAAGTAGCAGCACACCTCTCGGAGAGCTCTTTGACCATGGCTGTGACTCTCTCTCTACAGGTCTGCTCACGTTAGTGTGTGGAAATACAGGCAGCTACCACGATATTACACCGTATTATTCAGTTTATTGAAAAGATTGAGCTCTATGCATTTGAGTAGAGATCTTTAGATCACAATGTATTTCCTATTGGTGTATAGGGCCCTGTgaaatttgttttactttttcctAAATTCTgttgaattagatttttgccaaattaaatttttgcattttttaaattcctgtttttttttgttgtttttttttcttaatgtacatttttctgtACTCATTTTTTTATGGTCAAGTTTAAGTTTAGCatctcaaattaatttattcaaatgtttttctttttctctgctaaacaaatttgaataataataataataataattattattattattattattattattattattaattataattattgataataattttctttagtAAAAGTACCATCGTTACATTtggtaatatatttattatagtttctacaaattaaaccaaacttttgttttgatggaTTGTTGTAATGTAAAagctttaatgtaaaaatatattctattctaatattatttatttgtatatgtgtTTCTCAATAGAATAACACATGGACTggtattctatttaaaaaaaatattgtggaaaaaatgtatacttcaTTTTCACCTATTTatcatctattttaaaataattggtTTAGTCTATTTTTCTGTGCAAATCCATAGATCTATATCGATATATATCTGACCCTGGGCCAGTTAAGTCTATtaatagcaatagccaaaaaaactatatgggtcaaaatgattgatttttcttttatgccaaaaatcattaggacggatcatgtaaagatcatgtttcgtaaatatatttagtaaatttcctactgtaaatatatcaatatgcattgccaagaacttcatttagacaactttaaaggcaagtTACTCagtatatagatttttttgcacccccagattccagatattcaaatagttgtatctgcGTCAAATATTCTCacatcctaacaaaccatatatcaaCGAGAagcatatttattcagctttgggTTAATGGATAAATCTCAATTTCCAGAAAtgtacccttatgactggttttgttgtccagggtcacatatgctatgtatttaaatcttatgtatgtaaatgttttagatATATAGACTTCCTGTTGTTCTGTCTTTCTGTGCTGCAGTGTTTGTGGTCCTGGGCACCTGTATAGCAGTGCAGCTGGGTACTCACCCTGACTggatgtttttctgttgttttgtggGCATCTTCATGTTTTATTGTGCCCACTGGCAGACGTACGTTTCTGGAACGCTGCGCTTTGGCATGTGAGTGAAAACACTTCTCTTAATCATTATCGATGGCTGCTTTACTTCACGTTCGTACACGGGTGTATTTGAACATTCTGCTCATGGGAAACCAGCAGCTTTTAGACAGCTGTTGTACTGCTGATcaaattttatcttttaatcGCTTTTTTTGCTATTTGCTTGTACAGAATTGATGTGACTGAGGTTCAAATCTTCATTATAATCATGTACTTACTGGCTGCCTTTGGAGGAACGACTTTTTGGCAATCTGTGGTAATTGAAATCAGTCTTGATTCTTTCATATATTGGTCATATGATTAGACCATATGCTCGAGGACAAATGTCTTAAATCTGTGCATCATGGTAGGTCAGGAAATCTGGTTCTCTTGCATGTTGCACGTGTTCAGCGAAGGTCTGTGtaaagtcaatattaaatgtgttcTGAGTTTGTCACACCACAGAAAAAGGTGACATTAACCACCCAGCCAAATtcgaatgctaaaaaaaaacctacgaagtaaataaaacaacgaATCAAAATCTTGAAAGAACAAGCCGTCCTCTCTGCTCTGAAACGCTGGGGGCGTGTCCGATCGCAGAGCTTAAACCACGCCCACTCCAAGTGTCTCTCGACTCCCTTTCTTAAGCAGCTTGATTTAAATAAGATTTGTAAATTATAGCAACAACGTAATGTGACGAATGCATAGCTAGATATAGTATCTGTAACAGTAATGACAGTAAATCATGATTGAACGGACAAACCACTGACGCTTATGcgctttatttattatgtgtgagTTTGACTTAAAGCAGCACTGTGCAGAACGATCAGTGTTTGACATTAAAGTACCACGAGATCCTGATCACGAAAATGGCGAAAAACTATTTAACGGTAAAAACCCCACCACTGAGTATTACATAGTTCACAGTCTTTGTAACATGTTTCAGCAatgcatttctaacattttataatttaaatacaacgATTGACTTTACACagactttaaaatgtactgaGAAAAGCACTTGTGATCGGAGAAAAAGTATATgagagatttgttttaaatttttcagaTCCCTGTGATAAATATCCAGATTAAAATAATACCTGCCCTTTGCACTCTTCTGGGTGCCGTTTTCTCCTGCACAAACTACTTCCGGGTTATATTCACAGGCGGAATGGGCAAAAATGGATCTACTATTGCGGTAAGATAAAGCTAAAGTGCGTATCTTTTGCGCAATAAACAGAAATGCTAAAGTAAGACAAAATGCGTCATGACAAACACAGTCGTTCATTGCTTGGGTGTGAAAATCGaagtttaattgaaataaatgttttaaattaggtCACTCTAGTAAACTCAACCGACCTAAATGCTATTCATGTATCATTAGAGCTCAATTATTATAAGTATACTGTGTGAAGAAAAtactctttttgttttaaatgcagtataAAAAACTTGTTTCTGTACGTCTCTCTAAATTAATCCCAcgactgtttttcttttattaggGAACAAGTGTTTTGTCTCCATCCTTCCATATAGGAGTGGTAATCACACTTGCTCTAATGATCTATAAGAAGTCATCAGTGCAGCTATTCGAGAGACATCCCTGTCTCTACGTCTTAGCGTTCGGTTGTGTCTCCGCCAAACTCACCAACAGACTGGTGGTAAGATCCGGAATGATATCAGTATGCTACATCTATCTCAGCTTCACTAAATAAGCGCTAAATTAAACGGTGCGTAAGACATTCTGCATTGAAATTTAGACTTAGCCTGGTTTTTGTAGCAGGCAGGAAGAATTATGGCTTGCATGCAAGCATAAATCTGTTGTTGGTAAGATTTTCTGCGTGTTTTGCTATAAACAGTACACAGTGTCTGTAGTTCTCGTCTGTCACGCTCATTTGCATCAGTTAATGTAAATGTCGCTTTGTTTTCCAGGTTGCTCATATGACAAAGAGTGAAATGCATCGGAACGACCTGGCCTTCACCGGACCAGCTCTGCTGTTTCTGAATCAGTACTTCAACAGTTTCATCAATGAGTACTGTCTTCTGTGGGTCGCTCTGGTGCGTGTGAAATCTGTCTGAAAGCATGGATTTTCCTTGCTCGTTTGTAATAAAGAGCTCAGTGTAGCTCGTAGACAGGCTTTGAATTTCACGTCGCACGGCTTCTTACGCGGTCTGCTGAGACTAGTTATCGAAAACTAACCTGAAACAAAGGTCAGACACTGTCATGGTCGTGACGTCGCAATTACAGGCACATTCAAGTCAACGTGTTATCAGAATTGCCATGATTTACATTCTGAACAAGCTTTTCCTGGTCATATTATGCACAGTTATAcacgttattttaaattgaagaagtaatatataatatagtaactTGATCTTTAtctgaaacaaatgaacaaaagcaCATTTAGGTAAGATTTGCTTCTGCCACTAAAAAAGTAAAGGACATTTTATCttaaaatttaaactttttttttttttttactcgcgtagttccaaacctgtatgaatttcttcgttctgccgaacacaaaggaaggtATTCTGAAGAAactttgtaaccaggctgttttgggtcaccattgactcccgtagtatttattttttttcccctcgaTGGAAGTCGATGGTGATCTTTCGGGTGGAGCTCATGCAATTTGccgctttttaaatgtttcatcaaaaatgcttttacCGTGCTTTAGCTTTTTCCTTTCTGCTTGCAGGTGCTGTCGGCGTTTGATCTGGTGCGGTACTGCGTGAGTGTCTGTAATCAGATCGCCTCACACCTAAACATCCGTGTGTTCAGCATCCAGCCTCCGTCTCCATCCAGGGTTCAGGCAGACAGCAGAAATCACCACTAACCTGGCGTCCGCTCTCCCTCAGACACCTCCAGTAGGTCACGCACTTCAGTGAATGTACAACACGGCGCGCAGAGACCCAGCCCAAATGGCTGCGGTTACGAACTTTGTTCGAGAAGGTATTTGAAGGACGAAAGGGAATATTAAACAGGATATGCTTCCTACGGTTAGAACGCCATTCAGTTGTCAGTATTTTGTTGTTAGATGATCAATTTCATTTGCCATAGTTAGATTTGACGCAACTATGAATGTCTacttttttgtgtgcgtgtgtgtttgtgtgtgtttttggggttttttttgctttgttttggaCCAAGTATTTTGCCCAGCAGTGTAGAAATCCGCctgaatgtaattttataattacagaTTACAGTCAACTGGAAACTTTTACTGCAAAATGAAACGTCAAAATTGAACCTTAAACACCACTGTCACTGTTGCCTGTACAAAGCTGTGCTGTTGTCTGAGAAATACAGATCTTATGACAAGAAAAACAAGCACGATAGTttcaatatttcacatttaaaaatccaGCTCGGTAAACTAATCTGTGCATCCATACAGTATGTATCATTTATCTTTCTATGCATATGTTACTTTGTGTTTGTAGTGTTTTggggattattattattattattatttttgaggtATACCAATGACACTAAATGATAAAAACTGTATTAGAAACAGTATTTTGATAGTGCCATATTTTCCTAATAACTGGGGCCAAGATAGACCTCTACAGTGGTTCTGATTGAGTTACGCTGTACATATATAAACCCTTAATAACAgacattaaaatctaaaaaaatcagTGTTTGTGGTCTAAATACTTTAGTTAATGTGAACTTGTGCTAAATTATTTTTcgtgcctttttgtttttttgtcactgtCGGGATACTACTCTATGCACAGTAAAAGTTGGACTCagtgattttgatattttttaaccTCTTGTgtaaatcatattttgtttgtaaGCATCGTCCTCAACAAGGATGCAATTTCATATTTCTGCATGTTGCGTTAATTAATCAGCCATTATGTCTTTTTTAcatggcacttttttttttttttttttttttttttttttttttagagaaaactggatttattttattttttttttttttacagatttatatTGCAAAACAATACTCTGTGGTCCTGTATCGGGTGCTTCCAAGCGTAGAATATAAACAGAGTGGCCGAACTCCATGTGTATTTCTCAAAGTACGTTATTGTTTTGCATCTACCTCCGAGCAGTTGCTTGTACGCGTTATTTTAGTCTCTCTTTCGGTTTGAGgcttttattgaaaatgttttaatcctGTTGTGAACGTTATTTAAGTGggtttctgtgtatttttgtttcgtCTTTTTTAAACGCGTCGTCCATTCACCCCCGGCCGCTCTGAGGTCAACCAAAGCTGCAATACACACATAGTTGAAGAAAATGATGTCTGTCAATGCCATCTACAAGACATGCATAAGTTGTACCTTGACCaggattttttgttgttttgttgatttaCAGCAAATACTTTACTTTGTAATAGACTAATGCCCATCAAATAAAGattgttatatttatgttaacAGATTTCTTGATTACTGCCTCAGTTTGTTTTAGTATAGTTATGTCAGCAATAATTTACCGTGCACGTGTAACAACTAAAACCGTAAAAAGACagctttcaaattaataataattactataaaaactataaaatataatgtaaaataaaaaaacttttaataaagaaaatgtattaaaattaaatcaaattaagtAAAATCCTATTACAGATTTTAGTCCTATTTGATccaatgtatattaaaaaaacactgcatagTAGTAATGTTTTTCTGGAGCAGCATGTCTGTTTATATAattagtatttcatttattaagtcACATTGGTAATTTCATAACCCCGTAAGTATTTTATAAGACCTCCAGTACTGTGATTATTCTGTAAAAGAACAGTGTGTATC includes:
- the cept1a gene encoding choline/ethanolaminephosphotransferase 1a, translated to MTSHKRPVRARPDSDNNSSVSRDPSAPGVEEGPGLLAKLMELPVARLSRQQLKRLEEHQYSSAGRSLLEPFMQGFWCWLVSKVPLWMAPNLITIVGLATNIISTLILVYYCPTATEQAPTWAYLACALGLFIYQSLDAIDGKQARRTSSSTPLGELFDHGCDSLSTVFVVLGTCIAVQLGTHPDWMFFCCFVGIFMFYCAHWQTYVSGTLRFGIIDVTEVQIFIIIMYLLAAFGGTTFWQSVIPVINIQIKIIPALCTLLGAVFSCTNYFRVIFTGGMGKNGSTIAGTSVLSPSFHIGVVITLALMIYKKSSVQLFERHPCLYVLAFGCVSAKLTNRLVVAHMTKSEMHRNDLAFTGPALLFLNQYFNSFINEYCLLWVALVLSAFDLVRYCVSVCNQIASHLNIRVFSIQPPSPSRVQADSRNHH